The following is a genomic window from Bacillus sp. V2I10.
CCATACGACCAATTTCAATTCCGTCATTTCTTCGACTGCGTATTTAATACCTTCTCGTCCTGTACCGCTATCTTTAACGCCGCCGTACGGCATTTGATCAACTCGGAAAGTCGGCACATCATTGATTATGACCCCGCCTACGTGCAATTGCTTTGCCGCGTATAAAGCATGTTTCACATTGTTCGTGTATATTCCTGCCTGCAAGCCGAAGCGAGAATCATTGACCAGCTCTGCTGCTTCTTCAATGGACCTCACTTTATTGACAATGACAATCGGAGCGAATGCTTCCTGACAGGATATTTTTAATGAACGGTCGGCGTCTATAATAATAGTAGGCTCCAGGATCCCGCTTAGCAGCTTTCCGCCCGCTGTGATCGTGGCATGGCTATTTTTAGATTCTTCAATCCATTCGAGGACCCATGCCGATTCCCGTTTTGAAATTAATTTCTACTCTGGAGTTTTAGGTTTACGTTTAGTCAAACAAACTGTAAATTTTGATGATCCAGGTACGTATCATATTTATTTTGGTAACGAAGGAGGAAAACCAGGAACCATCATCACATTTTTCCCATGGGCAGATGCTCGCCAAGGGATAATCGGAAATGGTCAAGTAGGGGTAACTTCTTACGTTGTTCCAAAAGGGGCTATGGGATTTTGGGAAAACAGATTAGAACAGTTCAATATTTCGTTTGTAAAAATGGAACGATTTGGAGAGCAATATTTGGAATTTGATGACCCACATGGACTTCATTTGGAAATCGTTGAAAGAGAAGAAGGCGAAGCTAACACATGGAACTTTGGCAGAGTAACATCTGAAGTTGCCATTAAAGGATTCGGTGGGGCAACCCTTTTATCCGCTCAACCTAACAAAACTGCTGAATTGTTAGAAACCGTAATGGGGCTTGAACGAATTGGGGAAGAAGGAGATTTTGTTCGTTTTCGTTCTTCAGCTGAAATTGGAAATATCATTGACCTAAAACTAACTCCTATTGGACGTGGACAAATGGGTGTCGGCACAGTCCATCACATTGCATGGCGAGCTATTGATGACAAAGATCAATTGGATTGGCAAAAACATGTTTCAGCGAATGGATATGTTGTCACTCCAGTTCAGGACAGAAACTATTTTAATGCTATTTACTTTAGAGAACATGGGGAAATTCTATTTGAAATTGCAACTGACCCTCCAGGATTTGGTCATGATGAATCACAAGCCACTATGGGAGAAAAATTGATGTTGCCTAAACAGTATGAGCCTCATAGAGAGCAGATTGAACGAGTATTGTTACCGTTTGAAGTAAGAGAATTAGACTAATTTTGCGAAAGGAGTGATTTCCTTGCTTTCGATAGATCCATCCAAAAATACTGAAAGAGAAAATTATAAATTTCTAATAGGCAGTATTATTCCAAGACCCATTGCTTTCATCACAACGATGTCAAAGGATGGTATTTTGAACGGTGCACCCTTCAGTTACTTTAATATTGTTTCATCCAATCCCCCAATGATTTCATTAGCAATTCAACGGTCAGAGGGGAGTCAAAAGGATACAGCAAGAAATATCATCGATTTAAAAGAATTTGTTATTCATATAGTGGACGAACAAAATGTTGAAAAAGTGAATAAAACGGCTGCAAATCTCCCTCCTGATCAAAGTGAAATAGAGTTAGGGAAATTGTCTCCAATTGAAAGTGTAAAAATTTCTGTACCAGGGGTGCGGGAAGCGAAAATTCGAATGGAGTGTTCATTAGAACATTACTTAGAATTAGGAGGATTGGATTCTCCTGGCTGTGATCTTATTATAGGAAAAGTTGTTCAATTTCATATTGAAAATAACATTTATGAAAATGGAAGAATTGATCCAATTGGATTAGCCGCCGTAAGCAGAATGGCTGGTCAAAATTATGCGAAAATTGGTGAAATCTTCACTATAGAAAGGCCAAAATAATTATTACTAAATCCCATTGGTAAAATGGAGAGTGTAGAATGCAAAAAACAGCAGGTATTCATCATATTACAGCGATGGTTAACGATACACAAAGAAATATTGATTTTTATGCAGGGGTACTTGGATTAAGGCTGGTCAAAAAAACCATTAATTTCGATCGTCCAGAAGTGTATCATCTTTATTTTGGAAATAAATCTGGTGAACCCGGAACTGTCATTACATTCTTTCCATGGGCTAAACAGTTAAAAGGACGCATTGGTACAGGACAGGTTGGAGTTACCAATTTCATCATTCCGAATAATTCCATTACATTTTGGGAAAATCGTTTAAAAAAATTTGAAGTTGAGTTTATTCCATCAGTACGCTTTGGAGAAAAGTATTTGAAATTCCAAGATCCAGACGGTCTCGAAATTGAACTGGTAGAACGAAATGAAGGACCAATAAATAATTGGAGCTTTGGAGAAATCCAATCAGAGATTGCCATTAAAGGTTTCGGTGGAGCTACCTTAAATTCAGCACAGCCTAATAAAACTGCGGATGTACTTGAAAATTTATTGGGACTCGAATGCCTTGGGCAAGAAGATGGCTTTCTTAGGTTTAAATCGGAAGCACAGCTTGGAAATACAATTGATATTAAGCTAACTCCTTCAGTACGTGGTCTGATGGGAGCTGGAACTGTTCATCATATTGCTTGGAGAGCCAAGGATGAAGAAGATCTTCTAAGATGGAGAAAACTCCTTCAAAGTAAGGAGTATTTCCCAACAGAGATTCGTGATAGAAATTACTTTAAAGCTGTTTATTTCCATGAAGAAGGTGGTATTCTTTTTGAAATAGCGACCGACCCACCAGGTTTTACTGTTGATGAACCAAATAATAAGCTGGGACAGAAACTCATGTTACCTTCATGGTTAGAGTCTAAACGAAAAGAATTAGAAGAGACCTTACCTCCTGTAGAGGTTCGTGTTTTGAAAGGAGATAAAGGATGAAACACATTTTTCAAAAAGGGAAAGATCAATCAAAACCAACTTTACTATTGCTTCATGGAACTGGAGGAAATGAATTAGACTTGTTGCCTCTTGGAGGAAGAATTGACGGTGAGGCTTCCATATTAAGCGTACGAGGAAATGTATTAGAAAATGGAATGCCTCGTTTCTTTCGGAGATTAGCTGAAGGAGTATTTGATGAAGAAGATCTTATATTCCGCACAAAAGAATTGAATCAGTTTCTTGATGAATCAGCTGAAAAGTATGATTTTGACCGAGATAATATAATTGCAATTGGCTACTCAAATGGGGCCAATATAGCTGCCAGTTTATTATTTCACTATCAAAATGCATTAAAGGCCGCGATTCTTCATCACCCGATGGTACCGAGAAAAGGAATTGAACTTCCCGATTTGTCAGGGAAGTCAGTTTTTATTGCTGCTGGAACAAATGATCCGATATGTTCACCGATGGAATCTACTGAACTCCAATCTTTATTGGAAAAGGCAAATTCAAAAGTTGAACTTCATTGGGAAAATAGGGGGCATCAATTGACCGCTGAAGAAGTTGAAGCTGCGGCCCACTGGTATCGTATGATCTTTTAATCTTTAGTAATATAAATAAAAATATCTTTAAAGGTTTTGTAAGAAATTTAAAAACCAAATAGTATTTGTAGTAGGAATAAAAATTGAAATAGATACAAATAATATTTTATGAATGGGTTTTTTATCCAAATTATTCAAGGATTCTTCAATAAAGGAGACAAAAATAATGCCAAATGTAAAATTAGCTGTTATTTATTATAGTTCTTCTGGTACAAATTATCAGTTAGCTCAATGGGCAGAGCAAGGGGCAAAAGAAGTTGGTGCTGAAGTGAAGGTTCTAAAAGTTCCTGAAACAGCTCCACAAGCAGCAATCGAGTCAAATCCAGTTTGGAAAGAACATTCAATAGAAGCAGCATGTATTCCTGAAGTGTCTCTTGCTGATTTAGAATGGGCAGATGCAATGATTTTTAGTGTACCAACAAGATTTGGAAACATGCCTTCACAAATGAAATCGTTCTTAGATACGACAGGCGGTCTATGGTTTAACGGAAAGTTAGCCAATAAAGTAGTAAGTGCAATGTCTTCTGCACAAAATCCACATGGGGGACAGGAGGCAACAATTTTATCACTTTATACAACAATGTATCATTGGGGAGCCATTGTAGCAGCTCCTGGTTATACAGATCCTGTCACCTTTGGAGCAGGTGGTAACCCATATGGAACTAGTGTAACAGTTGGTCAAGATGGAAAAATGATTGAAGACGTACAAGCAGCAGTTAAACATCAAGCTAAACGTACAGTGACTGTTGCAGAATGGGTAAAGAAAGGGAATCAATAAATAAAAAAGAGCTAATCGAAAATATTCGATTAGCTCTTTTTAGAAATAATCCTCTTCTAATTGATAACTATAAATAAAATACGGTACAAAAGCTTAATTTTCTAAGCTTTTTCTCCTCTTAAAAAAGTTGATGATGTTCAACCAAATAAACAATGTTGGAATGTAACAGTATAAAAAAAATAAGCCTGCAGTTGAAAGGAATGAACCAATTTTCTCAATACTAATTTCACTTTTTAAATTAATAACACTAACAAAGACTATGGCACTTGATATCCATAAAGATGTTTTAGGTTTAAGGTTGATTGTTGTCCTTAAAATTCTTGTTCCACCCCATAAAAAGACACAACATGGAGGTAAGATGACTAAAAGCCATGCAAATATATAAATATATTCAAATCTTTCAATGAAGGGCAACCGGATTATTTTTGATAAAATCAGGGTAGGCCATACTGTATGTTCCAACTGTCGAATATTAAAATATACAAACGACACAATTGTAATAATAAGATATAAAATGGTTGTATAGGCGATTGAAATATGAGCCCATTTCTGGGAATCATGATTATTTTTAATAAAGGGAAAATAGATTAACAATAATTCGGGTCCCAAGTAATTGGTGATTGTTTGATTTGCTGAAACGATATAATCACCTATGTTATGGTTCAAAAGGGGAAGTAAATTATTCCAGTTTGCATATTTTAATGGGAAATAAAGGGTCACAAGTAAAACACTGGGCAACACTACACCCCAAAAACATATGCCCGTAACAACTCTGAATCCACCTGAAACAATATATGTTGAAGCCAACACAATAATTAGTGACAACTCCCATAGATGGACATATGGAAAAACCCAAACTTGTAAAATTTCTACGTACGAACGTACTATTGTTGAAACCGTTACAATGATATATCCATAAAAACAAAGGTTGAAAATGTTGCCAATCCATTTTCCAAACAGCTGGTGATGTAAGGATAAAATATCTCCATTGTTTGATTTCTTTAACAGAAAATAAAGCAACCAAATAATGAGATGAAAACTGAAACCAACTAATAATACGGAAACCCATGCATCTTGTTCTGCATCTTTTACTATTTTACTTTGAAAACTCAGCATGCCTACGCCTGTCTGTGCGCCATGGATAAGAAAAAATAAAAAAAAGGGAGAGACAGTTAGACTTTCCTTTACTTGTTTACTCATAATAAACCACCAAAATGACTACTCTCCAATCCCTGATTTATGTAGTTTAATGCTAAGATTAATATCGAATGTTACCTTTGGATATACGGTTTCATAAAATTCTTCTTCATTCCATTTTTTGCTGTGTGCCCTGACCAAATCCCCAACACCTAAGGGATCAACCTCATGATCTTGGAATTTTAACAAAAGTTTTAAAAGGTCGTTATTTATTTGCTTTTCCAACTGCCTTGTTAATAATTTATAGTTTTTCATTCTTCTCAAATCTAACCAACCTGGATAATCTTTAACCATTCCATGTAATGTAATGTTATATGTTACCTTTGTCTCGGATTCATGTTTTGATACAGATTCAATCTTCTCTCCATAAATACTTGTTAATACGGCTTGACCCTCTTGTTGTCCTTTACTTACCTTAAAAGCCATATCCCCATTCATTGATCTCCCTGTGTAATATTTTATAGAGAAGCATCTCTTTTTGATTTAAGACGAGTGACAAATGGTCTTTTTTAAAAACAGCATATCCGTCAACTCCAACTTTCCCATGTTCATTTAGATTTATAAAAGGAACAGATACATCTCTTCCTTCTCCATAGTAATCAAACAAGAATAATTGCAGATTAGAAATGGGTACATTTCCTGATTTAAAGTTTTGTTCGATCAATTTAGGAAGGTAGTCATTTCCTTCTTTTGTAAGATTGTTTAAAATTTTTTCTGTTGGTTCTTCTGAAACAACAATGATCATGTTGCTACCAATCAAAGGGTCTCTACAAATCGTTTTGATAAAATGCGAGATACCATCTTTCGCTAAATTTTCACTAAACATTAATAGTTTTAACTTACCGATTTCAATAGGCTTTGATGATTGATTGTTCATCTCTTTTAGAATCAATTTCGTATTTTTTTCATGTCCTTGCAAAGAATAAATTTTCCCTTGTTTTTGTTCTTCTGTATAGTCGGAATAAAGAGCTGTTCCAATATAATCGTGATCTTCTTTATCGAAACCTATTATTGAAAGCATTTGTATATCATCAACAATTTTCGCACGATCACAACCTGTCAAAATAAATATGAGTAAACTAAGGCTGTAAAATATACCAATGATTTTACATTTTTGGTTACTCATTATTAAGATCCTCCTTGTCCTGATGCGGTGTATATCGTCTTAGTGAAAGAGGTTTTAAAAACTTGCTTCGAGTTGTTGTATATTGATATGACGAACGAATAAAACTATCTCGAAAATTCTTTATTCTGAATGGATAAAGAGGAACCAAGTAGGGAGTTCCTAAAGATTTTAATCTTAATAAATGACCTAAAAGAAAAATAAATCCGATAACAATTCCAAAACCACCCCAAAAAGCTCCAACTAGGATAAATGGAAAACGTAAAAGACGGACGGTATTAGACATCTTAAAGATTGGTGTTGTAAAAGAGGCAAGTGCAGATAACGCAACAATGATAAGTAATACATTACTTGTTAGTGCTGCTTCTACAGCTGCCTGCCCAATAACAATACCTCCTACAATACCTAACGTCTGTCCAATCTTGGTTGGTAAACGTGCCCCGGCTTCACGCAGCAATTCAATCGTAATTTCTAAAAAAATGACCTCCAATACGGGTGGAAACGGAACATTTGCTCTGGAACTGATAAGAGGTCCGAGTAAATCTCCTGGTATAATTTCATAATGATATGTTAATACGGCAACATATAACGGAGTGGCAAAGATCGAGAAAATCACACCAATAAAGCGTATAATTCGAAAGAAAGATCCCACTACCCAGGGCAGATAATAATCTTCTGGTGAAATAAAAAAATCCATTAACGTTGACGGTCCAGTAATGACATAGGGGGAACCATTCGTCAAAATAGCAACTTGTCCGTTTATAACGGCATAAGTAACACGGTCAATTCGCTCTGTAGATAAAAAAATGGGAAAAGGTGTATTAGAGTTATCCGAAATCATTTGATCAATTTGAGAGCTATCAAATATCACATCGAAATCTATATTCTTTAGCCGCTGGCTTACGGTTTGGATGTGTTGTGGATTGGTAATTCCATCTAAATAGGCGATTACTACCTTTGTTTTAGACATAGACCCCATCGTAATCTCTTCAAAAACTAAATCAGGGATAGCAATTTGCTTTCTCAATAAATGTATGTTGATATCAATGTTTTCTACAAATCCGATTTTTGGCCCGACAACACTAAATTCATTTTCTGTGTCATTGTTCTGGCGGTAGCCAAGATTACCGTTTTCAACATTTACAGTAAGATAGTTATTGTCTAATTCCTTTAACTGGATAATGACATATCCCTTAATAAGCCTTTTTTCAACATCTGAAGTATTACTTGTAACATTTATATCATCAAATGGTATTAGATTTTTTATATCATTTAACTGTTTTATTATTTCAACGTTCTTTTGAATGGCCGGGAGGAGGAGTCGATTGATTTTCTCTGCATCTACCATGGATTTATAATAACTGATTAGAATTTTATCCTGATTTTCAATAGGAGAGAATTGATGAAAATCGCTTGACTTACTAGCTTGTTGAAAGATAACACTAATTGGTTTTGGTTCAGATTGGTTCTTAAGCTTCTTTTTATTCAGAAGTTCTCTTAAAAATGGCACAGACATTCCTCACTTATTTATGAATCACTTTGGTAAACTCTTTAATCCAATTTTTTTGCTGAAAATTCCCACTAATATACCAGGGACAAACAAACATCATCTAGGTCCCTATAGGGGTCCCGCCAACAATTTGACCTAAAACCCACGCTAAAGAAGTTCCTGTAACGTTTCTCTGTTTTTATATAGGGATTTTAAATAAGGGATTTAGGGAAAGCCCTTATTCATCAATGGTTTTATCCTTAGCGTGGAAAATGTGATAAAAGGTTTGGAGCTACCCCCTATAGGCCTTAACTGATATCTACATAAGGTAATAAAAAGGGTCAACCGTTCCATTGCAATATAATTCCTTGCTTTAAGTTAATTGGCTATAATTATTATGTGCATATAAAAAGAGGATATGTATTATATCCTTGCATTAAGTAGTTATAGACTATTTTGTCCCGTCGGTAAATAATGATAGTTCTATAAACGACCGTTTATGGTTATCATTAAAGAACTTCTCTAAAAACCTCAAAAACTACTTAAACTTATAACCAAAAATATAACCAAAATCAAAAGACCAAGATATCTATTTCAACCCCCTTTTTGGGTATTAGGAAAGAGGGGATTCGTGATGAAATTTGGATATGCA
Proteins encoded in this region:
- a CDS encoding flavin reductase family protein, which gives rise to MLSIDPSKNTERENYKFLIGSIIPRPIAFITTMSKDGILNGAPFSYFNIVSSNPPMISLAIQRSEGSQKDTARNIIDLKEFVIHIVDEQNVEKVNKTAANLPPDQSEIELGKLSPIESVKISVPGVREAKIRMECSLEHYLELGGLDSPGCDLIIGKVVQFHIENNIYENGRIDPIGLAAVSRMAGQNYAKIGEIFTIERPK
- a CDS encoding ring-cleaving dioxygenase is translated as MQKTAGIHHITAMVNDTQRNIDFYAGVLGLRLVKKTINFDRPEVYHLYFGNKSGEPGTVITFFPWAKQLKGRIGTGQVGVTNFIIPNNSITFWENRLKKFEVEFIPSVRFGEKYLKFQDPDGLEIELVERNEGPINNWSFGEIQSEIAIKGFGGATLNSAQPNKTADVLENLLGLECLGQEDGFLRFKSEAQLGNTIDIKLTPSVRGLMGAGTVHHIAWRAKDEEDLLRWRKLLQSKEYFPTEIRDRNYFKAVYFHEEGGILFEIATDPPGFTVDEPNNKLGQKLMLPSWLESKRKELEETLPPVEVRVLKGDKG
- a CDS encoding alpha/beta hydrolase, producing the protein MKHIFQKGKDQSKPTLLLLHGTGGNELDLLPLGGRIDGEASILSVRGNVLENGMPRFFRRLAEGVFDEEDLIFRTKELNQFLDESAEKYDFDRDNIIAIGYSNGANIAASLLFHYQNALKAAILHHPMVPRKGIELPDLSGKSVFIAAGTNDPICSPMESTELQSLLEKANSKVELHWENRGHQLTAEEVEAAAHWYRMIF
- the wrbA gene encoding NAD(P)H:quinone oxidoreductase yields the protein MGFLSKLFKDSSIKETKIMPNVKLAVIYYSSSGTNYQLAQWAEQGAKEVGAEVKVLKVPETAPQAAIESNPVWKEHSIEAACIPEVSLADLEWADAMIFSVPTRFGNMPSQMKSFLDTTGGLWFNGKLANKVVSAMSSAQNPHGGQEATILSLYTTMYHWGAIVAAPGYTDPVTFGAGGNPYGTSVTVGQDGKMIEDVQAAVKHQAKRTVTVAEWVKKGNQ
- a CDS encoding GerAB/ArcD/ProY family transporter encodes the protein MSKQVKESLTVSPFFLFFLIHGAQTGVGMLSFQSKIVKDAEQDAWVSVLLVGFSFHLIIWLLYFLLKKSNNGDILSLHHQLFGKWIGNIFNLCFYGYIIVTVSTIVRSYVEILQVWVFPYVHLWELSLIIVLASTYIVSGGFRVVTGICFWGVVLPSVLLVTLYFPLKYANWNNLLPLLNHNIGDYIVSANQTITNYLGPELLLIYFPFIKNNHDSQKWAHISIAYTTILYLIITIVSFVYFNIRQLEHTVWPTLILSKIIRLPFIERFEYIYIFAWLLVILPPCCVFLWGGTRILRTTINLKPKTSLWISSAIVFVSVINLKSEISIEKIGSFLSTAGLFFLYCYIPTLFIWLNIINFFKRRKSLEN
- a CDS encoding Ger(x)C family spore germination C-terminal domain-containing protein, translated to MNGDMAFKVSKGQQEGQAVLTSIYGEKIESVSKHESETKVTYNITLHGMVKDYPGWLDLRRMKNYKLLTRQLEKQINNDLLKLLLKFQDHEVDPLGVGDLVRAHSKKWNEEEFYETVYPKVTFDINLSIKLHKSGIGE
- a CDS encoding spore germination protein, producing the protein MPFLRELLNKKKLKNQSEPKPISVIFQQASKSSDFHQFSPIENQDKILISYYKSMVDAEKINRLLLPAIQKNVEIIKQLNDIKNLIPFDDINVTSNTSDVEKRLIKGYVIIQLKELDNNYLTVNVENGNLGYRQNNDTENEFSVVGPKIGFVENIDINIHLLRKQIAIPDLVFEEITMGSMSKTKVVIAYLDGITNPQHIQTVSQRLKNIDFDVIFDSSQIDQMISDNSNTPFPIFLSTERIDRVTYAVINGQVAILTNGSPYVITGPSTLMDFFISPEDYYLPWVVGSFFRIIRFIGVIFSIFATPLYVAVLTYHYEIIPGDLLGPLISSRANVPFPPVLEVIFLEITIELLREAGARLPTKIGQTLGIVGGIVIGQAAVEAALTSNVLLIIVALSALASFTTPIFKMSNTVRLLRFPFILVGAFWGGFGIVIGFIFLLGHLLRLKSLGTPYLVPLYPFRIKNFRDSFIRSSYQYTTTRSKFLKPLSLRRYTPHQDKEDLNNE